The genomic stretch GTCCGATGAACTCGGTTGGAAGCTTGTCGGGTTGGTTCAGTATGAAGATATCATCGCCCCGGTATGGTCGTCCGGCATCAGCATCGTGGGCCTGTCCCTTTTGGCCCTGTTGTGTATCGCCACCGCAATCTGGTTCTACATGAACGGATTGATCATCAAGCCCATGGTCGAGATCGTCCAGATTCTCAAGCTCGCAGCAAGCGGCGATTACACCCGTCGTATCGAAAGTGACCGCAAGGACGACATCGGCGATATTTATGCCGCGCTCAAGGAAATGTCGGACCGGCTGACCAGCGTTGTCAGTGATGTTGTGGACGGTAGCTCCCGCGTCGCTTCCGGCAGTGAAGAGCTTTCGGATACGTCGCAGGCTTTGTCTCAGGGTGCAACAGAACAGGCTGCCTCTCTTGAAGAGGTCTCTTCCTCCATGGAAGAAATGGCCTCCAATATCAGCGGTAACGCCGAGAATGCTCGGGAAACCGAAACCATCGCCAACCGGGCTTCGGAGAATGCGCGTGTGGGTGGCGAGGCGGTTGCCAAGACTGTTTCCGCCATGCAGGAAATCGCCGAGAAGATTTCCATTGTCGAAGAGATTGCCCGTCAGACCAACCTGCTGGCGCTGAACGCAGCCATTGAAGCCGCCCGAGCCGGTGAACACGGCAAGGGATTTGCGGTTGTTGCCGCCGAAGTGCGGAAGCTGGCCGAACGAAGCGGTGACGCAGCCGCGGAAATCAGTGAGCTGTCATCCTCCAGCGTACAGGTTGCCGAAAAGGCCGGTGTCATGCTGCGCGAGATGGTACCTGATATTGAGAAGACGGCTGAACTTATTCAGGAAATATCGGTTGCAAGTAACGAGCAGACAACCGGAGCCGAGCAGATCAATGCAGCGTTGCAGCAGCTTGATCAGGTCGTTCAGCAGAATGCGGCGGCATCCGAGGAAATGGCTTCCACTTCCAACGACCTCGCCAATCAGGCCAACGGCTTGCAGGATATCATTGCCTTCTTCAAGGTCCGTCAGGGCGACGGTCGAAGGCAGTCCAGAAGTTCCACGGTGGTTCGCTCCAAGCCCAAGGCGCAGTTGCCTTCGGCTGGTCCGGCCAAGGCTCCCAAGGTGGCCCCGGCAAAGCAGCTTGGCTCCCAGAAGCCTTCCGGCAACTCCGGCGTGTCTCTGGACATGGACGATGATGACGGCGACTTCGAACGCTTCTAATATCCGGTAACAGACCAAATA from Pseudodesulfovibrio profundus encodes the following:
- a CDS encoding methyl-accepting chemotaxis protein is translated as MKLNIRTKILLSFIVSLVVLCAAILILGLSQTYNDSLEYNVTSTADQLEQVDGILSTFVTEAKKNTVLLSLDPRLQQADDITTSYIDAKGDSLTAQSRADDPIGQGMSVLFNMMTDSHDSYMDAYVGTRKGAFVVGNAISLPGGYDPRSRPWYTSALATPNKAVVSAAYVSTTGDAMVSTVKAVVSGSDALAVVGLDISLAELTEIVKNIKLNKRGFVVLIQDDGVIMADPSNENNNFKNVNDLSDSGLAECFRKGSGELRVTIDDVEYVSFVHTSDELGWKLVGLVQYEDIIAPVWSSGISIVGLSLLALLCIATAIWFYMNGLIIKPMVEIVQILKLAASGDYTRRIESDRKDDIGDIYAALKEMSDRLTSVVSDVVDGSSRVASGSEELSDTSQALSQGATEQAASLEEVSSSMEEMASNISGNAENARETETIANRASENARVGGEAVAKTVSAMQEIAEKISIVEEIARQTNLLALNAAIEAARAGEHGKGFAVVAAEVRKLAERSGDAAAEISELSSSSVQVAEKAGVMLREMVPDIEKTAELIQEISVASNEQTTGAEQINAALQQLDQVVQQNAAASEEMASTSNDLANQANGLQDIIAFFKVRQGDGRRQSRSSTVVRSKPKAQLPSAGPAKAPKVAPAKQLGSQKPSGNSGVSLDMDDDDGDFERF